From the Cervus elaphus chromosome 20, mCerEla1.1, whole genome shotgun sequence genome, one window contains:
- the LOC122677432 gene encoding selection and upkeep of intraepithelial T-cells protein 8-like isoform X1: MMKLKSSSFSGSCVSFLLLQVMTSTSENWTVTIPTRHLVATVGGHAELSCQLSPPRSAEHMEVRWFRGDNSKLIHLYRDGHEVNGEAAPEYVNRTEFVKEAIREGKVTLRLRNISVSDAGSYQCSFKGSGINDVASMNLSIAALGLETQTHVQAPGTKGLMVDCNSGGWFPKPQMECRDSRGERLPHSSKSYSQDGARLFHVKMTLVLRNQSWGNMTCYIRNPLTGEEKRTNIILAGDLFYPDHIWMIFSVSLLFVILFLTIVLSCQCFTKGYNCCKKCGVIKGISLNVMLFPYDCHGCLRPSVIQLLTCLFWTAYYISGVPETSLYFRSFVSLVQ, from the exons ATGATGAAGCTTAaatcctcttctttttctgggtcCTGTGTGAGCTTTCTTCTTCTACAAGTGATGACATCAACTTCAG AAAACTGGACAGTCACCATTCCCACGAGACACTTGGTGGCTACAGTAGGAGGACACGCTGAGCTCAGCTGCCAGTTGTCCCCACCACGAAGCGCAGAGCATATGGAGGTGCGCTGGTTCAGAGGGGACAATTCCAAACTCATTCACCTATACAGAGATGGCCATGAAGTGAATGGAGAAGCTGCCCCAGAATATGTGAATCGCACAGAGTTTGTGAAAGAGGCCATTAGAGAGGGCAAAGTGACTCTCAGACTTCGTAATATCAGTGTTTCTGATGCTGGATCATATCAGTGTTCATTTAAAGGTAGTGGCATTAATGATGTGGCCAGCATGAATCTGAGCATAGCAG CATTAGGCTTGGAAACACAAACCCATGTTCAGGCTCCTGGCACTAAGGGGCTCATGGTGGACTGTAACTCAGGAGGGTGGTTCCCAAAGCCCCAGATGGAGTGCCGAGACAGCAGAGGAGAAAGACTTCCACATTCATCAAAATCCTATTCACAGGATGGAGCCAGATTATTTCACGTGAAGATGACTCTTGTCCTTAGAAACCAGTCATGGGGCAACATGACTTGCTACATTCGCAATCCTCTAACAGGTGAAGAGAAACGAACAAATATCATCCTGGCTG GCGACCTGTTTTACCCAGACCACATTTGGATGATATTCTCTGTATCGCTTCTGTTCGTGATATTGTTTTTGACTATTGTCCTCTCTTGTCAATGTTTCACAAAAGGATATAACTGCTGCAAGAAGTGTGGAGTCATTAAAGGAATCTCTCTTAATGTGATGT TGTTCCCATATGACTGCCACGGTTGTTTGCGCCCAAGCGTCATTCAATTACTGACTTGTCTTTTTTGGACTGCTTATTATATATCTGGAGTTCCGGAGACGAG tctctattTCAGATCCTTTGTTTCCCTTGTACAATGA
- the LOC122677432 gene encoding selection and upkeep of intraepithelial T-cells protein 8-like isoform X2, whose amino-acid sequence MMKLKSSSFSGSCVSFLLLQVMTSTSENWTVTIPTRHLVATVGGHAELSCQLSPPRSAEHMEVRWFRGDNSKLIHLYRDGHEVNGEAAPEYVNRTEFVKEAIREGKVTLRLRNISVSDAGSYQCSFKGSGINDVASMNLSIAALGLETQTHVQAPGTKGLMVDCNSGGWFPKPQMECRDSRGERLPHSSKSYSQDGARLFHVKMTLVLRNQSWGNMTCYIRNPLTGEEKRTNIILAGYNCCKKCGVIKGISLNVMLFPYDCHGCLRPSVIQLLTCLFWTAYYISGVPETSLYFRSFVSLVQ is encoded by the exons ATGATGAAGCTTAaatcctcttctttttctgggtcCTGTGTGAGCTTTCTTCTTCTACAAGTGATGACATCAACTTCAG AAAACTGGACAGTCACCATTCCCACGAGACACTTGGTGGCTACAGTAGGAGGACACGCTGAGCTCAGCTGCCAGTTGTCCCCACCACGAAGCGCAGAGCATATGGAGGTGCGCTGGTTCAGAGGGGACAATTCCAAACTCATTCACCTATACAGAGATGGCCATGAAGTGAATGGAGAAGCTGCCCCAGAATATGTGAATCGCACAGAGTTTGTGAAAGAGGCCATTAGAGAGGGCAAAGTGACTCTCAGACTTCGTAATATCAGTGTTTCTGATGCTGGATCATATCAGTGTTCATTTAAAGGTAGTGGCATTAATGATGTGGCCAGCATGAATCTGAGCATAGCAG CATTAGGCTTGGAAACACAAACCCATGTTCAGGCTCCTGGCACTAAGGGGCTCATGGTGGACTGTAACTCAGGAGGGTGGTTCCCAAAGCCCCAGATGGAGTGCCGAGACAGCAGAGGAGAAAGACTTCCACATTCATCAAAATCCTATTCACAGGATGGAGCCAGATTATTTCACGTGAAGATGACTCTTGTCCTTAGAAACCAGTCATGGGGCAACATGACTTGCTACATTCGCAATCCTCTAACAGGTGAAGAGAAACGAACAAATATCATCCTGGCTG GATATAACTGCTGCAAGAAGTGTGGAGTCATTAAAGGAATCTCTCTTAATGTGATGT TGTTCCCATATGACTGCCACGGTTGTTTGCGCCCAAGCGTCATTCAATTACTGACTTGTCTTTTTTGGACTGCTTATTATATATCTGGAGTTCCGGAGACGAG tctctattTCAGATCCTTTGTTTCCCTTGTACAATGA